In a genomic window of Helicobacter pylori NQ4053:
- a CDS encoding cytochrome c oxidase, cbb3-type, CcoQ subunit: MDLESLRGFAYAFFTILFTLFLYAYIFSMYRKQKKGVVDYERYGYLALNDALEDELIEPRHKEVHDKGIKES; the protein is encoded by the coding sequence ATGGATTTAGAAAGTTTGAGAGGTTTTGCGTATGCGTTTTTCACCATTCTTTTTACGCTCTTTTTGTACGCTTATATTTTTAGCATGTATAGAAAGCAAAAAAAGGGCGTCGTGGATTATGAGCGCTATGGGTATTTAGCACTAAATGACGCTTTAGAAGATGAGTTGATTGAACCACGCCATAAAGAAGTTCATGATAAGGGCATAAAGGAAAGTTGA
- the ccoP gene encoding cytochrome-c oxidase, cbb3-type subunit III, with amino-acid sequence MDFLNDHINVFGLIAALVILVLTIYESSSLIKEMRDSKSQGELVENGHLFDGIGEFANNVPVGWIASFMCTIVWAFWYFFFGYPLNSFSQIGQYNEEVKAHNQKFEAKWKHLGQKELVDMGQGIFLVHCSQCHGITAEGLHGSAQNLVHWGKEEGIMDTIKHGSKGMDYLAGEMPAMELDEKDAKAIASYVMAEISGVKKTKNPQLIDKGKELFESMGCTGCHGNDGKGLQENQVFAADLTAYGTENFLRNILTHGKKGNIGHMPSFKYKNFSDLQVKALAEFIQSLKPLED; translated from the coding sequence ATGGATTTTTTAAACGACCATATAAATGTTTTTGGCTTGATTGCAGCGCTTGTGATTTTAGTTTTAACCATCTATGAATCCAGTTCGCTCATTAAAGAAATGCGCGACAGCAAATCTCAGGGTGAGCTTGTAGAAAATGGGCATTTGTTTGATGGGATAGGGGAGTTTGCCAATAATGTGCCAGTAGGCTGGATCGCAAGCTTTATGTGCACGATTGTGTGGGCTTTTTGGTATTTTTTCTTTGGGTATCCGCTGAATAGCTTTTCTCAAATCGGGCAATACAATGAAGAGGTTAAAGCGCACAACCAAAAATTTGAAGCCAAATGGAAGCATTTGGGTCAAAAGGAATTGGTGGATATGGGTCAAGGCATCTTTTTAGTCCATTGTTCGCAATGCCATGGCATCACCGCTGAGGGCTTGCATGGGAGCGCTCAAAATCTGGTGCACTGGGGTAAAGAAGAGGGCATTATGGACACCATTAAACATGGCTCTAAGGGCATGGATTATCTCGCTGGGGAAATGCCCGCTATGGAATTGGACGAAAAAGACGCTAAAGCGATTGCGAGCTATGTGATGGCAGAAATTTCTGGCGTTAAAAAGACAAAAAACCCTCAACTCATTGATAAGGGCAAGGAGCTGTTTGAAAGCATGGGTTGCACAGGCTGTCATGGCAATGATGGTAAGGGCTTGCAAGAAAATCAAGTGTTTGCGGCCGATTTGACCGCTTACGGCACAGAGAATTTTTTGAGAAATATCTTAACGCATGGCAAAAAGGGCAATATAGGGCATATGCCATCATTCAAGTATAAAAACTTTAGCGATTTGCAAGTTAAAGCGTTAGCCGAATTTATCCAATCGCTAAAACCCTTAGAAGATTAA
- a CDS encoding DUF4006 family protein codes for MKFLNGLAGNLLIVVILLCVAVFFTLKAIHIQKEQATNYYRYKDINALETKSTQNRANYELVNQGSKK; via the coding sequence ATGAAATTTTTAAACGGATTAGCAGGGAATTTACTGATTGTGGTTATCTTGTTGTGTGTGGCCGTTTTTTTTACGCTCAAAGCGATCCATATCCAAAAAGAGCAAGCCACCAATTATTACCGCTATAAGGATATTAACGCTTTAGAGACAAAAAGCACCCAAAACCGGGCTAACTATGAATTAGTCAATCAAGGGAGTAAAAAATGA
- a CDS encoding menaquinone biosynthesis family protein, which produces MISVAHSPDADDIFMYYAIKFGWIDCPIKNKTFHNIALDIETLNQEALKNTYDVSAISFGLYPKIANDYALLPTATSFGNGYGPKLVKKKGVKLKKDFKVALSGEHTTNALLFKIYYKHARIAYMNFLDIEKAVLEEKVHAGVLIHESILDFHNELEVEKELWDVWKELIEVDLPLPLGGMAIRRSIPLYRAILIKKALIKAVEVALKHQNLLSSMLLERSLIRVNKERLQTYLSLYANETSTRLSEVQILAIDKLFELGYQHGFYASLLKTKDCLLTDEYLKYRFS; this is translated from the coding sequence TTGATTAGTGTCGCTCATAGCCCTGATGCTGATGATATTTTCATGTACTATGCGATTAAGTTTGGCTGGATAGATTGCCCTATTAAAAATAAAACATTCCACAACATTGCCCTGGATATTGAAACCCTAAACCAAGAAGCCCTAAAAAACACTTATGATGTGAGCGCGATTAGTTTCGGGCTATACCCTAAAATTGCGAACGATTACGCCTTGCTCCCTACAGCGACGAGCTTTGGGAATGGCTATGGGCCTAAATTAGTGAAAAAAAAGGGCGTGAAATTGAAAAAAGACTTTAAAGTCGCATTAAGTGGGGAGCACACCACCAACGCCCTTTTGTTTAAGATCTATTACAAACACGCGCGCATCGCTTACATGAATTTTTTAGACATTGAAAAAGCGGTTTTGGAAGAAAAAGTGCATGCGGGCGTGCTCATCCATGAAAGCATCTTGGATTTTCATAATGAATTAGAAGTGGAAAAAGAATTGTGGGATGTTTGGAAAGAACTCATTGAAGTGGATTTACCCTTGCCTTTAGGGGGCATGGCGATTAGGCGATCCATCCCTTTGTATCGTGCGATTTTGATTAAAAAGGCTTTGATTAAAGCGGTTGAAGTTGCACTAAAACACCAAAATTTGCTCTCTAGCATGCTGTTAGAGCGTTCGCTCATTCGTGTCAATAAAGAGCGCTTACAAACTTATTTAAGCTTGTATGCGAACGAAACTTCAACGCGCTTAAGTGAGGTTCAAATTCTCGCCATAGACAAACTTTTTGAATTAGGTTATCAGCATGGGTTTTATGCCAGTTTGTTAAAGACTAAAGACTGCTTGCTCACTGATGAATATTTAAAATACCGCTTTTCTTAA
- the recA gene encoding recombinase RecA, translated as MAIDEDKQKAISLAIKQIDKVFGKGALVRLGDKQVEKIDAISTGSLGLDLALGIGGVPKGRIIEIYGPESSGKTTLSLHIIAECQKNGGVCAFIDAEHALDVYYAKRLGVDTENLLVSQPSTGEEALEILETITRSGGIDLVVVDSVAALTPKAEIDGDMGDQHVGLQARLMSHALRKITGVLHKMNTTLIFINQIRMKIGMMGYGSPETTTGGNALKFYASVRIDIRRIAALKQNEQHIGNRAKAKVVKNKVAPPFREAEFDIMFGEGISKEGEIIDYGVKLDIVDKSGAWLSYQDKKLGQGRENAKALLKEDKALANEITLKIKESIGSNEEIMPLPDEPLEEME; from the coding sequence ATGGCAATAGATGAAGACAAACAAAAAGCGATTTCTTTAGCGATCAAACAAATTGATAAGGTTTTTGGTAAGGGGGCGTTGGTGCGCCTTGGGGATAAGCAAGTAGAAAAGATTGACGCTATTTCTACAGGCTCGTTAGGGTTGGATCTGGCTTTAGGGATTGGGGGCGTTCCAAAGGGTAGGATCATTGAAATTTATGGGCCAGAGTCAAGCGGAAAAACCACTCTAAGCTTGCACATTATCGCAGAATGCCAAAAAAATGGCGGCGTGTGCGCGTTCATTGACGCTGAACATGCCCTAGACGTGTATTATGCCAAGAGATTGGGCGTGGATACAGAAAATCTACTCGTTTCTCAACCAAGCACGGGCGAAGAAGCCTTAGAGATTTTAGAAACGATCACCAGAAGCGGAGGGATTGATTTAGTGGTGGTGGATTCGGTGGCGGCTCTTACGCCTAAAGCAGAGATTGATGGGGATATGGGCGATCAGCATGTGGGCTTGCAAGCAAGGCTTATGAGCCATGCATTAAGAAAAATCACCGGTGTTTTGCACAAGATGAACACCACTCTCATTTTTATCAATCAAATCAGGATGAAGATTGGCATGATGGGCTATGGGAGTCCAGAGACCACAACCGGGGGTAATGCCTTAAAATTCTATGCGAGCGTTAGGATTGATATTAGAAGAATCGCCGCTTTAAAACAAAACGAACAGCATATCGGTAATAGGGCTAAAGCTAAAGTGGTTAAAAATAAAGTCGCTCCGCCCTTTAGAGAAGCGGAATTTGACATCATGTTTGGGGAAGGGATTTCTAAAGAGGGCGAAATCATTGATTATGGCGTGAAATTAGACATTGTGGATAAGAGCGGGGCATGGCTTAGCTACCAGGATAAAAAGCTAGGGCAAGGTCGAGAAAACGCTAAAGCCCTACTGAAAGAAGATAAAGCCCTAGCGAATGAAATCACTCTTAAGATTAAAGAGAGCATCGGCTCTAATGAAGAGATCATGCCCTTACCCGATGAGCCTTTAGAAGAAATGGAATAA